Genomic window (Enterobacteriaceae bacterium 4M9):
AGGCGTCGTTACTCATCATGGCTCTCCTCAAGTGCGCGCTGACGCAGTCGTGAACAGGGTCGATAACGCTCTTCACCGTAATGGCGCTGCAGGTTTTCCAGCATTTGCAGTACGCGCCACCAGCCGAGGCTTTGCCCCCAGGCAAGTGGGCCGCGCGGATAATTGACGCCAAGGCGCATCGCGGTATCGATATCCTGCGCACTGGCAACCTGTTTTTGCTCGGCGTCGAGCGCCTCGTTGACCAGCATGGCGACCGTGCGCCACACCAGCAGACCCGGATAATCGGCAATCATCAGTACCTGCTTATCCTGCTGCTGTAGCCAGTGCACCGCTTTTGCTGTTTGTTCTCGCGTATTGCTGGCAGCGGCACTGATAACCAGCACCGGTGTGCGTCCATAGTCCAGCGCCAGATCCAACAGCACTACCGGGCGTTTCAGACGCTGTGCCATCGCGCCTGCGCTCTCGCCGCAGGTGACTGCCAGTACCACATCGTCAAGCTCAAGAAACGCCTCTTTTGTGACAGCGTCACTTTTGGTGACCTGTTTTGCCAGCGCATCCAGCCACTCACTCTCACCGGTACGCGTTACGTTGAGCGCTGCGCCAGAGCGGGGTTCTGGCGGCATAAACCCAGAAGCTGCACTCTCACGCGGCCAGCGATATACCCCGCGCCCACTTTTCTGCCCCAGCCGCTTACCCAGCACCAACTCCTGCTGCACCAGCGACGGCAAAAAGCGCCGCTCTTGCCAGAAGGCATTAAAGACCGAGCACGTCACGGCGAAATTCACGTCCTGGCCGATGAGGTCAGTCAATTCCAGCGGTCCCATCGGGAAACCGCCTGCATCACGCAGCGCGCTATCTATGACCTCTGGCGGTGCGATATTTTCTTCCAGCGCTCGCCAGGCTTCGGCGTAGTACGGGCGGGCAACGCGGTTAACAATGAACCCCGGCGTTGCACCGCAGCGCACGGCGGTTTTACCCCAGCGTTCAGCCAGCGCACAGAGGGCACTCACCGTCGCGTGTGAGGTTTCCAGCCCGCTGACCACTTCCACTAGCTTCATCACTGGGGCAGGATTAAAAAAGTGAAAACCTGCCACGCGCTGCGGCTGCGGAACCACGCTTGCAATAGCCGTAATAGAGATAGACGACGTATTGCTGACAAGCAGGGTTTGCTCGCCACAGATTTGCGCCAGCTCGCATAAAAGCTGCTGTTTGATGTCCAGCTTTTCCGCCACGGCCTCAATCACCAGCCGCGCGCCAGCAAGGTCGGTGAGCGTATCGGCAAGCATCAGGCGCGACATAATGGCTTTGCGCTGTTCATCGCTAAGCTTGCCCTTCTGCACGCGCTTTTGCAGCGCGGCGTCGGTTTTTTGCAGCGCAAGGCGCGTTGCGTCTGGGGAAATGTCGTAGAGGCGCACCGGATGGCCCGCAGCGGCGGCCACCTGAGCGATACCGCTGCCCATCGCCCCGCTGCCGACAACGGCAATCACGTCGTTTTCGCCGATAGTCATGTTATTTCCCCGTAAACTGTGCGGGACGACGAGCCAGGAATGCCGCCACGCCTTCACGGTAGTCGGCACTGCGCCCGGCCATACGCTGGTAGTCACGCTCAAGCTCCAGTTGCTGCTCCAGGCTGTTATCCTCGCCAGCCAGCAGCGCCTGCTTGATTAAACCCAGTCCGTAGGTCGGTTGCGTGGCCAGGTGTTGGGCCAAAGTACGGGTGGTATCCACCAGTTCAGCATCATCCACCGTCTGCCAGATAAGCCCCCAGCGTTCTGCCTGTTCGGCACTGAGCTTCTCACCCAGCAGCGCAAGGCCCATTGCCCGGGCGCGTCCGGCCACGCGGGGCAAAAACCAGGTGCCGCCACAGTCAGGTATCAGCCCGAGCTTGCTAAAAGCCATCACAAAACTTGCCGAGCGCGCCGCAATCACAATGTCGCAGCCCAGCGCCAGCGTCGCTCCGGCACCGGCCGCTACGCCGTTAACCGCGGCAATCACCGGCTTACCCAGACGCGCCAGCCGTTTCACCAGCGGGTTATAGAAGGTCTCCACCGAGTAGCCGAGATCGGGTGGCCCGGCTTCGGGGTCAACATTACGATCGTTCAGATCCTGGCCCGCGCAAAAGGCGCGCCCGGCACCGGTTAACAGCAGGCAGCGGATCTCGTCATCGCGCTCGGCACGCGTCAGGTGCTCCGCAAGCTCCCGGTGCATTGCGTCGTTAAAGCTGTTCAGCCGCTCGGGGCGGTTGAACGTCAGGGTCATTACGCCCTGCTGGATGTCGCACAGTATCAATGAGTCCACGGTTAGCGTCCTGTAAAGTCGGGAGAGCGTTTTTCAAGAAAAGCGTTAATGCCTTCCTGGCGGTCTTCAGTCGCGGCAAGCAGCGTAAATAGCTGGCGCTCAATGGTCAGTGCCTGGCTTAAGCCCACGTCCTGGCCCTGGCGCAGCGCCTGTTTTGCCGCCTGAAGGGCCAATGGCGCACGGCTGGCGAGGGTTGCCGCCAGCTTTTGTGCATATTCCAGCGTCAGCGCTGTGGGACAAACCTGTGCCACCATGCCTGCCTGCTGGGCGCGTCTGGCGTCAATCGGCTCGCCGCTGAACACCATTTGTGCCGTCAGCGCTTTGCCAACACAGCGTAACAACCGCTGGATACCGCCCGCGCCGGGCATT
Coding sequences:
- the paaC gene encoding 3-hydroxyacyl-CoA dehydrogenase PaaC, with amino-acid sequence MTIGENDVIAVVGSGAMGSGIAQVAAAAGHPVRLYDISPDATRLALQKTDAALQKRVQKGKLSDEQRKAIMSRLMLADTLTDLAGARLVIEAVAEKLDIKQQLLCELAQICGEQTLLVSNTSSISITAIASVVPQPQRVAGFHFFNPAPVMKLVEVVSGLETSHATVSALCALAERWGKTAVRCGATPGFIVNRVARPYYAEAWRALEENIAPPEVIDSALRDAGGFPMGPLELTDLIGQDVNFAVTCSVFNAFWQERRFLPSLVQQELVLGKRLGQKSGRGVYRWPRESAASGFMPPEPRSGAALNVTRTGESEWLDALAKQVTKSDAVTKEAFLELDDVVLAVTCGESAGAMAQRLKRPVVLLDLALDYGRTPVLVISAAASNTREQTAKAVHWLQQQDKQVLMIADYPGLLVWRTVAMLVNEALDAEQKQVASAQDIDTAMRLGVNYPRGPLAWGQSLGWWRVLQMLENLQRHYGEERYRPCSRLRQRALEESHDE
- the paaB gene encoding 2-(1,2-epoxy-1,2-dihydrophenyl)acetyl-CoA isomerase, which codes for MDSLILCDIQQGVMTLTFNRPERLNSFNDAMHRELAEHLTRAERDDEIRCLLLTGAGRAFCAGQDLNDRNVDPEAGPPDLGYSVETFYNPLVKRLARLGKPVIAAVNGVAAGAGATLALGCDIVIAARSASFVMAFSKLGLIPDCGGTWFLPRVAGRARAMGLALLGEKLSAEQAERWGLIWQTVDDAELVDTTRTLAQHLATQPTYGLGLIKQALLAGEDNSLEQQLELERDYQRMAGRSADYREGVAAFLARRPAQFTGK